Proteins encoded together in one Hevea brasiliensis isolate MT/VB/25A 57/8 chromosome 16, ASM3005281v1, whole genome shotgun sequence window:
- the LOC110653489 gene encoding auxin response factor 19 isoform X3 produces the protein MKKDVDAHIPNYPNLPSKLLCLLHNVTLHADPETDEVYAQMTLQPVPSFDKDALLRSDLSLKSNKAQTEFFCKTLTASDTSTHGGFSVPRRAAEKIFPPLDFSMQPPAQELVARDLHDNVWTFRHIYRGQPKRHLLTTGWSLFVSGKRLFAGDSVLFIRDEKQQLLLGIRRANKQPANLSSSVLSSDSMHIGILAAAAHAAANNSPFTVFYNPRASPSEFVIPLAKYYKAVYSNQISLGMRFRMMFETEESGTRRYMGTITGISDIDPVRWKNSQWRNLQVGWDESTAGERRNRVSIWEIEPVTAPFFICPPPFFRSKRPRQPGMPDDDSPDLDNLFKKSMPWLGDDFYMKDPQSVPGLSLLQCINMQQNPSLANAMPPNYMQSLSGSVLQNLTGPDLSHQLGLSAPQLPQPNNLQFNSQRLPLQSQQFDQLPKMQSSLNSLGSIIQSQQQLGDITQQSKQNLVTQTITSSQVQAQILQPQTLVQNTNILQQQPSLQSHQLPRNLPQTLQQQQNQQQHIVGQNQQQSVIQTQLPDQVNQHLQMSDNQIQIQLLQKLQQQQQSLLTQQSVLQQPSQFAQLQDPQRQLLEASQSFSRSMRPNQLLEMPQTTPNSLPQSNIIQQQMTKNGNQTNAQFSHMPQQLKLQQQQPGILSEMPGHMGLPPSSGVNHFSTVGSSILTAAAGAGISGITEELPSCSTSPSTNNCANMVHRVHQSTAIGDDMAQSAATLLSSNALETMSCSTNLVKDVQQKSDVKPSMNIAKNQNQGFFAPQTYQNGATAQTDYLDTSSSTTSVCVSQNDVHLQQNNNSSSYNPHSLLLRDISQDGKLQANPRNNVPYGANIDGQLGVLMNSDQVLTKSIIGLGKDLPNNLSSAGMISNCENSKDPQHELSSSMVSRSFGVPDMAFNSIDSTINDSSFLNRGPWAPPPQFQRMRTYTKVYKRGAVGRSIDITRYSGYDELKQDLARRFGIEGQLEDRHRIGWKLVYVDHENDVLLVGDDPWEEFVNCVRCIKILSPQEVQQMSLDGDFGNSVHPNQACSSSDNGNA, from the exons gcGGACCCGGAAACAGATGAAGTTTATGCTCAGATGACCCTCCAACCTGTTCCTTCT TTTGACAAAGATGCATTACTGAGATCAGATCTTTCACTGAAGTCAAATAAAGCACAAACAGAGTTTTTCTGTAAAACATTAACAGCAAGTGACACAAGTACTCATGGAGGCTTTTCTGTGCCCCGTCGTGCGGCTGAGAAGATTTTCCCCCCTCTT GATTTCTCCATGCAACCGCCTGCCCAAGAACTTGTAGCTAGGGATTTGCATGACAATGTCTGGACTTTCCGTCATATCTATCGTG GACAACCAAAGCGTCACTTGCTTACAACAGGTTGGAGCCTGTTTGTTAGTGGAAAGAGGCTATTTGCAGGTGATTCAGTTCTATTTATCAG AGATGAAAAGCAGCAACTTCTCTTGGGGATCAGGCGAGCAAATAAACAACCTGCTAATTTATCATCATCAGTGTTGTCAAGTGATAGCATGCACATTGGGATCCTAGCTGCCGCAGCCCATGCAGCAGCAAATAATAGTCCCTTCACAGTGTTTTATAATCCAAG GGCTAGTCCATCAGAATTTGTTATTCCTTTGGCCAAATATTACAAGGCAGTGTACAGTAACCAAATATCACTTGGCATGCGCTTTCGGATGATGTTTGAAACTGAAGAATCAGGAACAAGAAG GTATATGGGTACAATTACAGGAATTAGTGATATTGATCCTGTACGGTGGAAGAATTCACAATGGCGTAATTTACAG GTTGGATGGGATGAGTCAACTGCTGGGGAAAGACGCAATAGAGTCTCAATCTGGGAGATTGAACCAGTGACTGCTCCATTTTTCATATGCCCACCACCATTCTTTAGATCTAAGCGTCCAAGGCAACCTGGAATGCCAG ATGATGATTCCCCTGATTTAGATAACTTATTTAAGAAGTCAATGCCTTGGCTTGGCGACGATTTTTACATGAAAGATCCCCAGTCTGTACCTGGCCTGAGCTTACTGCAGTGTATTAACATGCAGCAAAACCCTTCCCTTGCTAATGCAATGCCGCCCAACTACATGCAATCTTTGTCAGGATCTGTTCTGCAGAACCTTACCGGGCCTGATCTTTCACATCAGTTGGGCTTGTCAGCACCACAGTTACCTCAGCCAAACAACTTACAGTTTAATTCCCAACGGCTGCCCCTGCAATCACAACAATTTGACCAGCTTCCAAAGATGCAATCTTCACTGAATTCACTAGGTTCCATCATACAGTCGCAGCAACAATTAGGTGATATCACTCAACAATCAAAGCAAAATTTGGTAACTCAAACTATAACATCAAGTCAAGTTCAAGCCCAAATTCTGCAGCCTCAAACTCTAGTTCAAAATACTAACATTCTTCAGCAACAGCCATCTCTTCAAAGCCATCAACTTCCGAGAAACCTTCCTCAGACTTTGCAGCAGCAGCAGAATCAACAGCAGCATATTGTAGGTCAGAACCAACAGCAAAGTGTAATACAAACCCAGTTGCCTGATCAAGTAAACCAACATTTACAAATGTCTGACAATCAGATTCAGATTCAACTGTTGCAGAAGCTTCAACAGCAACAACAATCACTTCTAACACAACAGTCTGTGTTGCAACAACCTAGTCAATTTGCACAGCTGCAAGATCCACAAAGGCAGCTGTTAGAGGCATCCCAGAGCTTTTCAAGGTCCATGCGACCCAACCAATTGTTAGAAATGCCTCAAACAACACCCAATTCACTCCCGCAATCAAATATTATTCAACAGCAGATGACAAAGAATGGCAACCAGACTAATGCTCAGTTCTCCCATATGCCACAGCAACTGAAATTGCAACAACAGCAGCCTGGCATATTGTCTGAAATGCCTGGACATATGGGACTTCCCCCTAGCTCAGGTGTCAATCATTTCTCTACAGTTGGTAGTAGCATATTGACTGCTGCTGCAGGGGCAGGGATTTCTGGGATTACCGAGGAGCTTCCATCTTGTTCAACTTCACCTTCCACAAACAACTGTGCAAATATGGTTCATCGGGTACACCAAAGCACAGCTATAGGAGATGACATGGCTCAGTCTGCTGCTACACTCTTGAGTTCCAATGCCTTAGAAACAATGTCATGTAGTACTAACTTGGTTAAAGATGTGCAACAGAAATCTGATGTTAAGCCTTCAATGAACATTGCCAAGAATCAAAACCAAGGATTCTTTGCCCCGCAAACATACCAAAATGGTGCAACTGCCCAGACAGATTATTTGGATACTTCTTCTTCTACAACTTCAGTTTGTGTTTCTCAGAATGATGTTCATTTGCAGCAGAATAACAATTCGTCTTCTTATAATCCACATTCACTGTTGTTGAGGGACATAAGTCAAGATGGGAAACTCCAGGCAAATCCCAGGAATAATGTTCCATATGGAGCTAACATTGATGGCCAACTGGGAGTTCTAATGAATTCTGACCAAGTGTTGACAAAAAGCATCATAGGTCTGGGGAAGGATCTCCCAAATAATCTTTCTTCAGCGGGTATGATTTCTAACTGTGAAAATTCAAAAGATCCTCAACATGAGCTTTCATCTTCAATGGTTTCCCGGTCATTTGGAGTTCCAGATATGGCATTCAATTCAATTGATTCCACAATCAATGATAGTAGCTTCTTGAACAGAGGTCCTTGGGCCCCTCCCCCACAATTTCAGCGGATGCGTACATATACGAAG GTGTACAAACGCGGAGCTGTGGGGAGGTCTATTGATATAACCCGCTATTCTGGTTATGATGAGCTTAAGCAAGATCTGGCCCGGAGGTTTGGTATAGAGGGACAGTTAGAAGACCGACACAGGATAGGCTGGAAACTTGTTTATGTGGATCATGAGAATGATGTTTTGTTAGTAGGGGATGACCCATGGGA AGAGTTTGTGAACTGTGTTCGCTGCATTAAGATCTTGTCCCCGCAAGAAGTACAGCAGATGAGCTTGGATGGAGATTTTGGGAACTCTGTCCATCCAAATCAAGCATGTAGCAGCTCTGATAATGGCAATGCATAA
- the LOC110653489 gene encoding auxin response factor 19 isoform X1 — MKTPAISAGVSVAATSCVTTSNPAEGGENKSINPELWQACAGPLVSLPAAGTLVVYFPQGHSEQVAASMKKDVDAHIPNYPNLPSKLLCLLHNVTLHADPETDEVYAQMTLQPVPSFDKDALLRSDLSLKSNKAQTEFFCKTLTASDTSTHGGFSVPRRAAEKIFPPLDFSMQPPAQELVARDLHDNVWTFRHIYRGQPKRHLLTTGWSLFVSGKRLFAGDSVLFIRDEKQQLLLGIRRANKQPANLSSSVLSSDSMHIGILAAAAHAAANNSPFTVFYNPRASPSEFVIPLAKYYKAVYSNQISLGMRFRMMFETEESGTRRYMGTITGISDIDPVRWKNSQWRNLQVGWDESTAGERRNRVSIWEIEPVTAPFFICPPPFFRSKRPRQPGMPDDDSPDLDNLFKKSMPWLGDDFYMKDPQSVPGLSLLQCINMQQNPSLANAMPPNYMQSLSGSVLQNLTGPDLSHQLGLSAPQLPQPNNLQFNSQRLPLQSQQFDQLPKMQSSLNSLGSIIQSQQQLGDITQQSKQNLVTQTITSSQVQAQILQPQTLVQNTNILQQQPSLQSHQLPRNLPQTLQQQQNQQQHIVGQNQQQSVIQTQLPDQVNQHLQMSDNQIQIQLLQKLQQQQQSLLTQQSVLQQPSQFAQLQDPQRQLLEASQSFSRSMRPNQLLEMPQTTPNSLPQSNIIQQQMTKNGNQTNAQFSHMPQQLKLQQQQPGILSEMPGHMGLPPSSGVNHFSTVGSSILTAAAGAGISGITEELPSCSTSPSTNNCANMVHRVHQSTAIGDDMAQSAATLLSSNALETMSCSTNLVKDVQQKSDVKPSMNIAKNQNQGFFAPQTYQNGATAQTDYLDTSSSTTSVCVSQNDVHLQQNNNSSSYNPHSLLLRDISQDGKLQANPRNNVPYGANIDGQLGVLMNSDQVLTKSIIGLGKDLPNNLSSAGMISNCENSKDPQHELSSSMVSRSFGVPDMAFNSIDSTINDSSFLNRGPWAPPPQFQRMRTYTKVYKRGAVGRSIDITRYSGYDELKQDLARRFGIEGQLEDRHRIGWKLVYVDHENDVLLVGDDPWEEFVNCVRCIKILSPQEVQQMSLDGDFGNSVHPNQACSSSDNGNA; from the exons gcGGACCCGGAAACAGATGAAGTTTATGCTCAGATGACCCTCCAACCTGTTCCTTCT TTTGACAAAGATGCATTACTGAGATCAGATCTTTCACTGAAGTCAAATAAAGCACAAACAGAGTTTTTCTGTAAAACATTAACAGCAAGTGACACAAGTACTCATGGAGGCTTTTCTGTGCCCCGTCGTGCGGCTGAGAAGATTTTCCCCCCTCTT GATTTCTCCATGCAACCGCCTGCCCAAGAACTTGTAGCTAGGGATTTGCATGACAATGTCTGGACTTTCCGTCATATCTATCGTG GACAACCAAAGCGTCACTTGCTTACAACAGGTTGGAGCCTGTTTGTTAGTGGAAAGAGGCTATTTGCAGGTGATTCAGTTCTATTTATCAG AGATGAAAAGCAGCAACTTCTCTTGGGGATCAGGCGAGCAAATAAACAACCTGCTAATTTATCATCATCAGTGTTGTCAAGTGATAGCATGCACATTGGGATCCTAGCTGCCGCAGCCCATGCAGCAGCAAATAATAGTCCCTTCACAGTGTTTTATAATCCAAG GGCTAGTCCATCAGAATTTGTTATTCCTTTGGCCAAATATTACAAGGCAGTGTACAGTAACCAAATATCACTTGGCATGCGCTTTCGGATGATGTTTGAAACTGAAGAATCAGGAACAAGAAG GTATATGGGTACAATTACAGGAATTAGTGATATTGATCCTGTACGGTGGAAGAATTCACAATGGCGTAATTTACAG GTTGGATGGGATGAGTCAACTGCTGGGGAAAGACGCAATAGAGTCTCAATCTGGGAGATTGAACCAGTGACTGCTCCATTTTTCATATGCCCACCACCATTCTTTAGATCTAAGCGTCCAAGGCAACCTGGAATGCCAG ATGATGATTCCCCTGATTTAGATAACTTATTTAAGAAGTCAATGCCTTGGCTTGGCGACGATTTTTACATGAAAGATCCCCAGTCTGTACCTGGCCTGAGCTTACTGCAGTGTATTAACATGCAGCAAAACCCTTCCCTTGCTAATGCAATGCCGCCCAACTACATGCAATCTTTGTCAGGATCTGTTCTGCAGAACCTTACCGGGCCTGATCTTTCACATCAGTTGGGCTTGTCAGCACCACAGTTACCTCAGCCAAACAACTTACAGTTTAATTCCCAACGGCTGCCCCTGCAATCACAACAATTTGACCAGCTTCCAAAGATGCAATCTTCACTGAATTCACTAGGTTCCATCATACAGTCGCAGCAACAATTAGGTGATATCACTCAACAATCAAAGCAAAATTTGGTAACTCAAACTATAACATCAAGTCAAGTTCAAGCCCAAATTCTGCAGCCTCAAACTCTAGTTCAAAATACTAACATTCTTCAGCAACAGCCATCTCTTCAAAGCCATCAACTTCCGAGAAACCTTCCTCAGACTTTGCAGCAGCAGCAGAATCAACAGCAGCATATTGTAGGTCAGAACCAACAGCAAAGTGTAATACAAACCCAGTTGCCTGATCAAGTAAACCAACATTTACAAATGTCTGACAATCAGATTCAGATTCAACTGTTGCAGAAGCTTCAACAGCAACAACAATCACTTCTAACACAACAGTCTGTGTTGCAACAACCTAGTCAATTTGCACAGCTGCAAGATCCACAAAGGCAGCTGTTAGAGGCATCCCAGAGCTTTTCAAGGTCCATGCGACCCAACCAATTGTTAGAAATGCCTCAAACAACACCCAATTCACTCCCGCAATCAAATATTATTCAACAGCAGATGACAAAGAATGGCAACCAGACTAATGCTCAGTTCTCCCATATGCCACAGCAACTGAAATTGCAACAACAGCAGCCTGGCATATTGTCTGAAATGCCTGGACATATGGGACTTCCCCCTAGCTCAGGTGTCAATCATTTCTCTACAGTTGGTAGTAGCATATTGACTGCTGCTGCAGGGGCAGGGATTTCTGGGATTACCGAGGAGCTTCCATCTTGTTCAACTTCACCTTCCACAAACAACTGTGCAAATATGGTTCATCGGGTACACCAAAGCACAGCTATAGGAGATGACATGGCTCAGTCTGCTGCTACACTCTTGAGTTCCAATGCCTTAGAAACAATGTCATGTAGTACTAACTTGGTTAAAGATGTGCAACAGAAATCTGATGTTAAGCCTTCAATGAACATTGCCAAGAATCAAAACCAAGGATTCTTTGCCCCGCAAACATACCAAAATGGTGCAACTGCCCAGACAGATTATTTGGATACTTCTTCTTCTACAACTTCAGTTTGTGTTTCTCAGAATGATGTTCATTTGCAGCAGAATAACAATTCGTCTTCTTATAATCCACATTCACTGTTGTTGAGGGACATAAGTCAAGATGGGAAACTCCAGGCAAATCCCAGGAATAATGTTCCATATGGAGCTAACATTGATGGCCAACTGGGAGTTCTAATGAATTCTGACCAAGTGTTGACAAAAAGCATCATAGGTCTGGGGAAGGATCTCCCAAATAATCTTTCTTCAGCGGGTATGATTTCTAACTGTGAAAATTCAAAAGATCCTCAACATGAGCTTTCATCTTCAATGGTTTCCCGGTCATTTGGAGTTCCAGATATGGCATTCAATTCAATTGATTCCACAATCAATGATAGTAGCTTCTTGAACAGAGGTCCTTGGGCCCCTCCCCCACAATTTCAGCGGATGCGTACATATACGAAG GTGTACAAACGCGGAGCTGTGGGGAGGTCTATTGATATAACCCGCTATTCTGGTTATGATGAGCTTAAGCAAGATCTGGCCCGGAGGTTTGGTATAGAGGGACAGTTAGAAGACCGACACAGGATAGGCTGGAAACTTGTTTATGTGGATCATGAGAATGATGTTTTGTTAGTAGGGGATGACCCATGGGA AGAGTTTGTGAACTGTGTTCGCTGCATTAAGATCTTGTCCCCGCAAGAAGTACAGCAGATGAGCTTGGATGGAGATTTTGGGAACTCTGTCCATCCAAATCAAGCATGTAGCAGCTCTGATAATGGCAATGCATAA
- the LOC110653489 gene encoding auxin response factor 19 isoform X2 yields MKTPAISAGVSVAATSCVTTSNPAEGGENKSINPELWQACAGPLVSLPAAGTLVVYFPQGHSEQFDKDALLRSDLSLKSNKAQTEFFCKTLTASDTSTHGGFSVPRRAAEKIFPPLDFSMQPPAQELVARDLHDNVWTFRHIYRGQPKRHLLTTGWSLFVSGKRLFAGDSVLFIRDEKQQLLLGIRRANKQPANLSSSVLSSDSMHIGILAAAAHAAANNSPFTVFYNPRASPSEFVIPLAKYYKAVYSNQISLGMRFRMMFETEESGTRRYMGTITGISDIDPVRWKNSQWRNLQVGWDESTAGERRNRVSIWEIEPVTAPFFICPPPFFRSKRPRQPGMPDDDSPDLDNLFKKSMPWLGDDFYMKDPQSVPGLSLLQCINMQQNPSLANAMPPNYMQSLSGSVLQNLTGPDLSHQLGLSAPQLPQPNNLQFNSQRLPLQSQQFDQLPKMQSSLNSLGSIIQSQQQLGDITQQSKQNLVTQTITSSQVQAQILQPQTLVQNTNILQQQPSLQSHQLPRNLPQTLQQQQNQQQHIVGQNQQQSVIQTQLPDQVNQHLQMSDNQIQIQLLQKLQQQQQSLLTQQSVLQQPSQFAQLQDPQRQLLEASQSFSRSMRPNQLLEMPQTTPNSLPQSNIIQQQMTKNGNQTNAQFSHMPQQLKLQQQQPGILSEMPGHMGLPPSSGVNHFSTVGSSILTAAAGAGISGITEELPSCSTSPSTNNCANMVHRVHQSTAIGDDMAQSAATLLSSNALETMSCSTNLVKDVQQKSDVKPSMNIAKNQNQGFFAPQTYQNGATAQTDYLDTSSSTTSVCVSQNDVHLQQNNNSSSYNPHSLLLRDISQDGKLQANPRNNVPYGANIDGQLGVLMNSDQVLTKSIIGLGKDLPNNLSSAGMISNCENSKDPQHELSSSMVSRSFGVPDMAFNSIDSTINDSSFLNRGPWAPPPQFQRMRTYTKVYKRGAVGRSIDITRYSGYDELKQDLARRFGIEGQLEDRHRIGWKLVYVDHENDVLLVGDDPWEEFVNCVRCIKILSPQEVQQMSLDGDFGNSVHPNQACSSSDNGNA; encoded by the exons TTTGACAAAGATGCATTACTGAGATCAGATCTTTCACTGAAGTCAAATAAAGCACAAACAGAGTTTTTCTGTAAAACATTAACAGCAAGTGACACAAGTACTCATGGAGGCTTTTCTGTGCCCCGTCGTGCGGCTGAGAAGATTTTCCCCCCTCTT GATTTCTCCATGCAACCGCCTGCCCAAGAACTTGTAGCTAGGGATTTGCATGACAATGTCTGGACTTTCCGTCATATCTATCGTG GACAACCAAAGCGTCACTTGCTTACAACAGGTTGGAGCCTGTTTGTTAGTGGAAAGAGGCTATTTGCAGGTGATTCAGTTCTATTTATCAG AGATGAAAAGCAGCAACTTCTCTTGGGGATCAGGCGAGCAAATAAACAACCTGCTAATTTATCATCATCAGTGTTGTCAAGTGATAGCATGCACATTGGGATCCTAGCTGCCGCAGCCCATGCAGCAGCAAATAATAGTCCCTTCACAGTGTTTTATAATCCAAG GGCTAGTCCATCAGAATTTGTTATTCCTTTGGCCAAATATTACAAGGCAGTGTACAGTAACCAAATATCACTTGGCATGCGCTTTCGGATGATGTTTGAAACTGAAGAATCAGGAACAAGAAG GTATATGGGTACAATTACAGGAATTAGTGATATTGATCCTGTACGGTGGAAGAATTCACAATGGCGTAATTTACAG GTTGGATGGGATGAGTCAACTGCTGGGGAAAGACGCAATAGAGTCTCAATCTGGGAGATTGAACCAGTGACTGCTCCATTTTTCATATGCCCACCACCATTCTTTAGATCTAAGCGTCCAAGGCAACCTGGAATGCCAG ATGATGATTCCCCTGATTTAGATAACTTATTTAAGAAGTCAATGCCTTGGCTTGGCGACGATTTTTACATGAAAGATCCCCAGTCTGTACCTGGCCTGAGCTTACTGCAGTGTATTAACATGCAGCAAAACCCTTCCCTTGCTAATGCAATGCCGCCCAACTACATGCAATCTTTGTCAGGATCTGTTCTGCAGAACCTTACCGGGCCTGATCTTTCACATCAGTTGGGCTTGTCAGCACCACAGTTACCTCAGCCAAACAACTTACAGTTTAATTCCCAACGGCTGCCCCTGCAATCACAACAATTTGACCAGCTTCCAAAGATGCAATCTTCACTGAATTCACTAGGTTCCATCATACAGTCGCAGCAACAATTAGGTGATATCACTCAACAATCAAAGCAAAATTTGGTAACTCAAACTATAACATCAAGTCAAGTTCAAGCCCAAATTCTGCAGCCTCAAACTCTAGTTCAAAATACTAACATTCTTCAGCAACAGCCATCTCTTCAAAGCCATCAACTTCCGAGAAACCTTCCTCAGACTTTGCAGCAGCAGCAGAATCAACAGCAGCATATTGTAGGTCAGAACCAACAGCAAAGTGTAATACAAACCCAGTTGCCTGATCAAGTAAACCAACATTTACAAATGTCTGACAATCAGATTCAGATTCAACTGTTGCAGAAGCTTCAACAGCAACAACAATCACTTCTAACACAACAGTCTGTGTTGCAACAACCTAGTCAATTTGCACAGCTGCAAGATCCACAAAGGCAGCTGTTAGAGGCATCCCAGAGCTTTTCAAGGTCCATGCGACCCAACCAATTGTTAGAAATGCCTCAAACAACACCCAATTCACTCCCGCAATCAAATATTATTCAACAGCAGATGACAAAGAATGGCAACCAGACTAATGCTCAGTTCTCCCATATGCCACAGCAACTGAAATTGCAACAACAGCAGCCTGGCATATTGTCTGAAATGCCTGGACATATGGGACTTCCCCCTAGCTCAGGTGTCAATCATTTCTCTACAGTTGGTAGTAGCATATTGACTGCTGCTGCAGGGGCAGGGATTTCTGGGATTACCGAGGAGCTTCCATCTTGTTCAACTTCACCTTCCACAAACAACTGTGCAAATATGGTTCATCGGGTACACCAAAGCACAGCTATAGGAGATGACATGGCTCAGTCTGCTGCTACACTCTTGAGTTCCAATGCCTTAGAAACAATGTCATGTAGTACTAACTTGGTTAAAGATGTGCAACAGAAATCTGATGTTAAGCCTTCAATGAACATTGCCAAGAATCAAAACCAAGGATTCTTTGCCCCGCAAACATACCAAAATGGTGCAACTGCCCAGACAGATTATTTGGATACTTCTTCTTCTACAACTTCAGTTTGTGTTTCTCAGAATGATGTTCATTTGCAGCAGAATAACAATTCGTCTTCTTATAATCCACATTCACTGTTGTTGAGGGACATAAGTCAAGATGGGAAACTCCAGGCAAATCCCAGGAATAATGTTCCATATGGAGCTAACATTGATGGCCAACTGGGAGTTCTAATGAATTCTGACCAAGTGTTGACAAAAAGCATCATAGGTCTGGGGAAGGATCTCCCAAATAATCTTTCTTCAGCGGGTATGATTTCTAACTGTGAAAATTCAAAAGATCCTCAACATGAGCTTTCATCTTCAATGGTTTCCCGGTCATTTGGAGTTCCAGATATGGCATTCAATTCAATTGATTCCACAATCAATGATAGTAGCTTCTTGAACAGAGGTCCTTGGGCCCCTCCCCCACAATTTCAGCGGATGCGTACATATACGAAG GTGTACAAACGCGGAGCTGTGGGGAGGTCTATTGATATAACCCGCTATTCTGGTTATGATGAGCTTAAGCAAGATCTGGCCCGGAGGTTTGGTATAGAGGGACAGTTAGAAGACCGACACAGGATAGGCTGGAAACTTGTTTATGTGGATCATGAGAATGATGTTTTGTTAGTAGGGGATGACCCATGGGA AGAGTTTGTGAACTGTGTTCGCTGCATTAAGATCTTGTCCCCGCAAGAAGTACAGCAGATGAGCTTGGATGGAGATTTTGGGAACTCTGTCCATCCAAATCAAGCATGTAGCAGCTCTGATAATGGCAATGCATAA